Sequence from the Rubrobacter naiadicus genome:
ACCGCGGGGCGATGATGCTTTAGCATCTCTGCCCAAGCGCGAACCCGCATCGAGAGCGGTGGAGGGAACTGGCCCTGCGAAGCCGCGGCAACCGGCGGAGCTCCTCGTAAAGCTCCGTGAGGTGCCAAATCCAGCAGGCGGCGGCCCATAGGTCTCCGGCCTGGAAGATGTGGGAAGAGCCTGAAAAGCGGCCTCTTCTGCGAGCGGGTTAGCGCGCCGGGCGGTGGGACAGCCGCCTCATGACGTGTAGACCCGACGAGGGAAGGAGGCTGTATTACTCCGAAGCATGGCACAAGATCCGGGGGCCGGGGCTAAGGAAGCCCCGGCCCGTTCGGGCAGGGTTCTCTGCCGCATAGGACCTTTCGAACCGGAGCTCGGCGGCCATCTCCCCGAGGTAGTTCTGGCCTACGAGACCTGGGGCGAGCTCAACGGGGCGAGGGACAACGCGGTTCTCATCGTCCACGCCCTCACGGGCGACTCGCACGCCGCCGGGGAGCCGGACGAGGAGTACAGGCGCGGCGGCTGGTGGCATCCCCTGATCGGGCCGGGGCGTCCGGTGGACACGGAGCGGTACTTCGTGGTCTGCTCGAACGTGCTCGGCGGGTGCTCCGGGAGCACGGGGCCGGCCTCCCGCGACCCGGTCTCCGGCAGGCCCTACGGGATGCGCTTCCCGCTCGTCACGATCCGGGACATGGTGCGGGCCCAGAAGCGCCTGCTCGAGGAGCTCGGCATAGAGCGTCTCGAGCTGGTCGCCGGGGGCTCCATCGGCGGGCAGCAGGCGCTCGAGTGGGCCGTAGAGTTCCCCGGGTTCGCGAGGAGGGTGATCCCGGTCGCCGCGACCGGCGCCCTCGGGCCGCAGGGGATCGGGATGAGCGAGATCGGACGCCGGGCGATCATGTCCGACCCCGACTGGCAGGGGGGCGACTACTACGGCACGGGGCGCTCGCCGGAGCGGGGGCTCGCCATAGCCCGGATGGCCGGGATGATGACCTACCAGAGCGCGCAGGGGCAGTGGGAGCGCTTCGGGAGGAGGCCGGCGACGCGTCCGGCGCTCTACGAGGAGTTCGGCGGGCGCTTCGAGGTGGAGAGCTACCTGCACTACCAGGGACGCGACCTGGTGAGGAGGTTCGACGCCAACTCCTACCTGTACCTGACGCGCGCGATGGACCTCTACGACGTGGCCGCGGGCTACCGGTCCGAGCAGGAGGCGCTCTCGCGCATGGAGTCGGAGGTGCTCTTCGTGGGCATCTCGAGCGACTGGCTCTTCCCGGCGGCCGAGGTGCGCGCCCTCGCGGAGAGGGCGCGGCGGGCGGGGGCGAGGGCGCACTACACCGAGATAGAGTCCCCGAACGGCCACGACGCGTTCCTCAAGGACTGGGACGCGATGGAGGCGGTCTTCAGAGACTTTCTGGAGTAAGGAGCAGGAGAAGCGAACGGAGCGTGATCCATTGAGAGAGAAACCCCTGGTGATCAAATTCGGGGGCACCTCGGTCGGCGGGGGCGAGCAGTTCGTCCGCGCCGCGGGGATAGCCGCCGAGGAGGCCCGCAGACGTCCGGTGGCCGTCGTCGTCTCGGCCATGCGCGGCGTGACCGACGAGCTCATCGGGTACACCGGGGAGGCGGGCTCTCGAACCGCACCGGGGGTCGAGGCCCTGCTCGAAAATCTGGCCCGGCGACACCTCGAGGCGGCGCGGTGGGCGTGCTCCGGGGAGCGGCTCGCGGAGCTCGAGGATGATCTGTATCGTCTCCTGTCGGAACTGAGGGGGCTGTGCCTGGGTGGGGGGGCCGATCGCAGGGAGGCCATCGCGTCCTTCGGCGAGCGGCTCTCGGCGAGGATGATGGCTGCGGTGCTGGACGAGCTCGGCGTACCGGCCGCGGTGGCCCCAGACCCGATAGCGACCCGCGGCGGCGGCGATGGCCCCGAGGTCGACCCGGAACGGACGCGGCAGCGATGTAACCGCAGCGTCACGCCGCTGCTCGAGGAAGGGATGGTCGCGGTCGTCCCCGGCTACGTCGGGCGTGCCCCGGACGGCGGCGTGGCGACGCTCGGACGGGGAGGCTCGGACCTCTCGGCGACGGTGCTCGGCCGGGCCCTGGGCTCCGAGGAGGTCTGGATCATGACCGACGTCGACGGCGTGCTCTCGGCGGACCCGGCCCTCGTGCCCGGGGCGGTGCCGATCCCCCACCTCTCCTACGAGCAGGCCGGGGCGTTCGCGCGCCTGGGGGCGAAGGTGCTGCACCCGAGGACGATGGAGCCGGCAGAGGCGGCCGGGATGGAGGTCGTGGTGAAAAACACCTTCAACCCCTCCTTCCCCGGCACGCGCATCTGTTCCGGGGAGAGCGGCGGGGCACGCTGCGTCGGCCTCCGGCGGGGCATCGCCGTCGAGATCCCCTGCGGCGGGGGACGCAGGCGCCGGGCGGCGGCCGTCGTGTGCATCGGCGGCCGGGAGAGCGGGCTGCTCGAGCGCGGCACCCGCTGCCTGCTCGCGGCGGGGATCTCCCCCCTGCACGCCACCTTCTTCGGACCTGGGGCGATCTTCTTCGTCGCCGAGGAGCGGGAGAGGGAGGCTCTGCGCGCGCTGCACGACGGGCTCGTCGTGAACTCCGCGGTGGTGGGCGAGGGGGTCGCATGAAGCGGCTCGAGATAGTCCAGCTCGGGCTCGGCAACGTCGGGCGGGCCGTCGCCCAGATCGTGCTCGAAGAGCGCAAGCGCTGGCGCGAGCAGATGGGGATAGACATCCGCTACCGGGCGGTCTCGGACACCTCGGGGGCGCTCGTCGGCGAGGAGTTGCTGCCGCAGGCGATACGTCTCAAGGAGAAGGGAGGCAGGCTCTCCGAGCTCGGCACCGAGCCGCTCGAGGACATCCTCCTCTCCGAGCCCGCCCCCGGCACGGTGAGGGCCGTCGTGGACCTGGCGGTGCACGGCGGGACCTACGACCTCGACCTGCTCGGGGTTCAGAACGGCTCATACCTCGTGCTCTCGAACAAGGGTCCGCTCTCCGGCACGACGGAGCAGTACGAGAAGCTCGTGCACATGCTCCCGGGCCGGCTCTGGCGGGAGGCGACGGTTGGGGCGGGGATGCCGATCCTCTCGACCATCGACGCCCTGCTCTCCAGCGGGGACGAGATCTTCGAGATCCAGGCCAGCCCGAGCGGCACCCTGGGGTTCATCATGAGCGCGGTGGAGGCGGGACACTCCTTCTCGGAGGCGGTCCGCAAGGCCGTCGAGCTCCGCTACGCCGAGCCCGACCCGCGCGACGACCTCTCTGGGCTCGACGTGGCGAGGAAGGCGATAATCCTGGCCCGTGCCATCGGCCGCAGGATAGAGCCCTGGGAGGTGCCCTACCAGTCGCTCGTCCCGGAGGGCCTCGAGGACGTTCCGCTGGAGGAGTTCATGCGCCGGGTCGGCGAGGCGGACGACGCCTTCGAGGAGCGGCTGCTCTCGGTCGAGCCGGGCCACATGCTGCGCTACCTGGCGCGCATCCCGAAGGAGGGGCCGGTGGAGGTCGGTCTGCACGACGCGCCGGTCGAGAGCCCCTTCGGGCCCATCTCCGGGCCGGAGAACGTCTTCGAGTTCCGCACCCGGCGCTACTCGGATGTTACCCTCACGATATCCGGGCCCGGAGCGGGGCCGGAGCGCACCGCGAGCGGCGTCGTCTTCGACCTGCTCGACATAGCCAGAAAGCGAGCGACGGACGAGGAGATCTGAGAAGAGAATGTCCGAGGGATACAACGTCGCAGTAGTGGGAGCGGGGCTCGTCGGGGAGAAGCTCGTCTCCGAGCTCTACCGCCGCGGGTTCCCGGTACGTGATCTCAGGGTGCTCGCCCGCACCGCCCGTACCGCCGAGCTCGCCGGCAGGACCTTCGATATAGGCGTCGCCGAACCGGAGGCCTTCGAGGGAGTGGACATCGCCCTCTTCGCCGGAACCGAAGGCGAGAAGGGTGCGGCGGTACGGCTCGCCCGCGAGGCGATCGCCCGCGGCGCGACCGTCATAGACAACGGCAGCGACTTCCGGCTCGACCCGGAGGTCCCGCTCGTCGTCCCGGAGGTGAACCCGCACGCGCTGGAGAACCATCGGGGTCTGATCGCCAACCCCAACTGCTCGACGATCCAGATGGTCGTCGCCCTCGCCCCCATCGCCCGCAGCTTCGGCCTCGAGCGGGTGGTCGTCTCGACCTACCAGGCAGTCTCGGGCGCGGGCAGAGCCGGGGTCGAGGCGCTCGAGATGGGCTCCGGGGACGCCTTCCCGAAGCCCATCTCGGGCAACGTCCTCCCGCTCATCGGATCCGTCGGCGAGGACGGATACACCACCGAGGAGAGGAAGATGCGCGAGGAGTCGCGCAAGATCCTCGAGATGCCCTCCCTCCCGGTCCACGCCACCACGGTGCGCGTCCCCGTGCACACGGGCCACGCCGAGAGCGTCTACGTCGAGACCTCCGAAGAGGTGACCCTCGACGAGGTCCTATCTGCCCTCTCCGAGGCCCCCGGGATCGAACCCTACGCCGACCCCCTTCAGGCCCCCACCCCGATCGAGGTGGTCGGCGACCCGAAGGTCCACGTCGGGAGGGTGCGTGCGGAGGGCAACGTCGTCGAGCTGTGGTGCGTGGCCGACAACCTCCTCAAGGGCGCCGCCACCAACGCCGTGCAGATAGCGGAGGCGCTCGTCGGCGTCGGGGCCCCGAAGGCCGTATAATCCTTGAACGTGCAACTAATGCACTCGGACACTCCGGCGAGCGAGAGAAGGTGATAGCATGGCTGCCGAACATCCCTCATTCTGGAGACGCCTCTTCGACGTCTCCCACCCGTCCAGCCGGGAGGAGAAGGTCATCTCCTACATCTGCCACCGGCTGAAAGAGGGCGCGCACCTGGAAGACATCCTCGAAGAAGACTACGTGCGCAACAACTGCTCCCCCAAAGACATCGAGGACATCCTGCGCAACCCGCGTCTGATCCACACGGCCCGCGAGAGCATGGAGCGCGAGATACACGCGGAGGAGGAGAGCTTCAGACACCGCCGCTGAGCCTCCCGGGGACGAGAGACCGGAGCCGTTTTCCCGCGCTGTATAATTTCACGAGGCTGCGGTCGATATACGATGGGAGACTGGAGATAAGAGATGCCGATATACGAGTACAAATGTGATAACGATCATGTCTTCGACATAATGCAGAAGATCTCCGACGCCCCTCTCACCTCCTGTATAGAGTGCGGCGCCCCCGTGCGTAAAGTCCTCCAGCCGGTGAGCATCGCATTCAAGGGCTCCGGCTTCTACTCCACGGACTACGGCCGGTCGAACGGAAGCCGCCCGACCGAGAAATCCTCCTCCGACAACGGAAGCGACTCGAAGCCGGCCAAGAAGAACGGCGAATCCTCCGAAACCAAGGCCCAGAGTAAGAAAAGCGACTAACCCCACAAGAGCGGCCCCTGCCGCGACCGCCCTCCCGGCTCCGGGGGACGAGAACCCCACGCCCGTCAGGACGCAGGCCCTTCGGGGCCGCTTTTCTTTTCACGTGGAAACTCCTGCAAAACGCACCTCAAGCACAGGTTGAAGCTGCTCTGGACACCGGCGGGCGCAGGGTATATATTGCGCATCGTTGAGGATGGATGGGGAGAGCAGGCAGGCTCGCGGGGCCCGGATGATTCCGGGCTCTCCGCTCTTCTCTGGGGATCTTCCGGGAGGTGGTTCGGATTAGCGGCGCGTCCTTCGCACACCTGCACTGCCACTCCGAGTATTCGATGCTCGACGGGGCGAGCCGGATAAAAGACCTGGTCTCCTTCGCCGCCTCGGAAGGGATGCCGGGGATAGCGCTCACCGACCACGGGGTCATGTACGGGGCGGTGAAGTTCTACCAGGAGGCGAAGAAGGCCGGGATAAAGCCCGTGATGGGCTGCGAGGTCTACGTCACCGCCGACCGCAGGAAGAAGGACAAGAGCCCCTACTACCACCTGACGCTTTTGGCGCGCACGCCGGAGGGCTACCGCAACCTGATGAAGCTCTCCACGGTAGGGTTCCTCGAAGGCTTCTACTACAAGCCGCGGGTGGACCTCGAGACGCTGAGGAAGCACGGGCGCGGGATCATCTGCCTCTCGGGGTGCCTTTCGGCGGAGGTTCCGAACAGGATACTCGAGGGGAGGATGGACGAAGCGCGCAGGCTCCTCGAGGAGTACCAGGGGATCTTCGACGCCGTCTACCTGGAGATGCAGGATCACGGCATCCCGGAGCAGCGGAGGGTGAACGAGGGCCTGATGCAGCTGCACCGGGAGACCGGGCTTCCGCTGGTCGCGACCAACGACAGCCACTACACGGCCAGGAGCGACGCGAAGATGCACGACGTCCTTTTGTGCATCGGGACCGGCAAATTCCACTCCGACCCCAACCGGATGCGCTTCGCTTCCGAAGAGTTCTACATCAAGCCCCTCTCGGAGATGGAGCGGCTCTTCCCGGACCATCCCGAGGCGCTCGAGAACACCGCGAAGGTCGTGGAGAGCGTCGAGGATCCGGGCATAGAGCTCGGCAAGACCCGTCTCCCCGCCTTCCCGAAGCCCGAGGGGTACACCGCGAGGGAGTACCTGAGGGAGCTGTGCGAGCGGGGGGTGAAAAAGCGCTACGGAGAGGTCACCCCGGAGATCCGCCAGCGGCTCGACTTCGAGCTCGAGACCATCTCCAAGATGGGATTCGAGGACTATTTCCTCATCGTGTGGGACTTCGTGCGCTACGCCAAGGAGCGTGGGATCGCGGTGGGCCCCGGTCGCGGGTCGGCCGCGGGCTCGCTCGTGGCCTACGCCCTGGAGATAACCGACCTCGACCCGCTGCGCTACTCGCTGCTCTTCGAGCGCTTTTTGAACCCCGACAGGATCAGCATGCCCGACGTGGACATAGACTTCTCGGTCTCGGGCCGGGCCGACGTGATGCGCTACGTCACCGAGAAGTACGGCGGGCACGAGCACGTCGCCCAGATCATCACCTTTGGAACTCTGGGGGCACGCGCAGCGATAAGGGACGCGGGCAGGGTCTTCCAGTATCCCTACGGCGAGACCGACAAGCTGGCCCGGCTCATCCCCGAAAAGCCTGTCGGGACCACCCTCAAGGACGTCCTGAAGAAGGAGAAGGACCGCTACCTGCCCACCGACAAGCACCCCGGTCCGGCGCGCGAGATCCTCTCCCTCATCGAGAAGGACGAGGGGGCGAAGAAGATCCTCGACATAGCCTTCGAGATAGAGGGCTTCGCCCGCCACGCCTCGACCCACGCCGCCGGGGTCGTCATCTCCGAGGAGCCCCTGACGGACATCGTGCCGCTGCAGAAGGGGGCCAAGGGCGAGGTCGTGGTCCAGCACCCGATGTCAGACGTCGAGGCGCTCGGGCTCTTGAAGGTGGACTTCCTGGGCCTGCGCAACCTCGACGTCATCGAGGAGACGCTGCAGAACATCCGCGCGACGCGCGGCGAGGAGGTGGACATCCGGGGCATCCCCCTCGACGACGAGGAGACCCTCGAACTCTTCGCCCGCGGCGACACCTTCGGGGTCTTCCAGTTCGAGTCGAGCGGGATGCAGCGGATGCTGCAGGAAGTGAAACCCGACCGCTTCGACGACCTGGTCGCCCTGAACGCGCTCTACCGGCCCGGACCGATGGAGCACATCCCGGAGTTCAAGCGCGGCAAGCACGACCCGGAGAGCGTCGAGTACCCCGACGAACGAATAAGGCCCATCCTGGAGCCCACCTACGGCGTCGCCGCCTACCAGGAGCAGCTCATGGAGATCGCCAAGACCCTGGGCGGCTTCACCCCCGGCGAGGCCGACACGCTGCGCAAGGCCATCGGCAAGAAGAAAAAAGACCTGATGGCCACCCTCAAGGACAAGTTCATCGAGGGGTGCCGGTCCAACGGCGTGGACCCGCGGACCACGGAGAAGCTGTGGAGCTGGATGGAGGCCGCGGGCGGATACTCGTTCAACAAGAGCCACGCCGCCTGCTACACGTTCCTCGCGTTCCAGACGGCATACCTAAAGGCCCACTACCCGGCGGAGTACATGGCCGCGCTCATGAGCAGCGTGATGAACACCAAGGATCGTGTCCCCCAGTACGTCGCCGAGGCGCGGGCGATGGGCATAGAGGTGCTCCCGCCCGACGTAAACACCTCGGGCAAGCGCTTCACGGTCGTAGACGGCACCATCCGCTTCGGCCTCTCCGCCGTAAAGAACGTCGGGGAGGCGTGCGTCGAGGCGATCATCGCCGCGCGGGAGGAGGGTGGTCCTTTCGAAGACATCTTCGACTTCTGCGAGCGGGTCGACCCGAAGACCTACAACAAGCGCACGCTCGAATCGCTGATAAAGTGCGGCGCCTTCGACTTCTCAGGACACTCGCGGGCGGCGCTGCTGGAAGTGCACGCCGAGGCGGTCGAGAGGGTGGCGAAGAGCGCAAGATCTGTAAGCTCGGACCAGTTCTCGATGTTCGATGCCTCGGAGATCGCCCCGCCGCGCCCGGAGGTTCCACGGGTGGAGGAGGACCGGCGCCGGGCGCTGGAGTGGGAGAAGGAGACGATGGGTCTCTACGTCTCGGATCACCCCTTGAGGCCGGTGCTGCACAAGCTCGGCAGGCACACCGACACTTCGATCCCGGAGCTCGAGGGTTGTCGGGACGGACAGGCGGTCTGGATCGGAGGGCTCGCGACGAGCGTACGGCGCAACACCACGCGCAAGGGAGATACCATGGCGGCGCTGCAGCTCGACGACACCCGGGGGCTCGCCGAGGTGATCGTCTTCCCCAAAGTCTACTCGAAGTGCGCCGGGGCGATCCGGGAGGACGCGATCCTGAAGGTCCGCGGCAGGGTG
This genomic interval carries:
- the metX gene encoding homoserine O-acetyltransferase MetX, whose product is MAQDPGAGAKEAPARSGRVLCRIGPFEPELGGHLPEVVLAYETWGELNGARDNAVLIVHALTGDSHAAGEPDEEYRRGGWWHPLIGPGRPVDTERYFVVCSNVLGGCSGSTGPASRDPVSGRPYGMRFPLVTIRDMVRAQKRLLEELGIERLELVAGGSIGGQQALEWAVEFPGFARRVIPVAATGALGPQGIGMSEIGRRAIMSDPDWQGGDYYGTGRSPERGLAIARMAGMMTYQSAQGQWERFGRRPATRPALYEEFGGRFEVESYLHYQGRDLVRRFDANSYLYLTRAMDLYDVAAGYRSEQEALSRMESEVLFVGISSDWLFPAAEVRALAERARRAGARAHYTEIESPNGHDAFLKDWDAMEAVFRDFLE
- a CDS encoding aspartate kinase, with the protein product MREKPLVIKFGGTSVGGGEQFVRAAGIAAEEARRRPVAVVVSAMRGVTDELIGYTGEAGSRTAPGVEALLENLARRHLEAARWACSGERLAELEDDLYRLLSELRGLCLGGGADRREAIASFGERLSARMMAAVLDELGVPAAVAPDPIATRGGGDGPEVDPERTRQRCNRSVTPLLEEGMVAVVPGYVGRAPDGGVATLGRGGSDLSATVLGRALGSEEVWIMTDVDGVLSADPALVPGAVPIPHLSYEQAGAFARLGAKVLHPRTMEPAEAAGMEVVVKNTFNPSFPGTRICSGESGGARCVGLRRGIAVEIPCGGGRRRRAAAVVCIGGRESGLLERGTRCLLAAGISPLHATFFGPGAIFFVAEEREREALRALHDGLVVNSAVVGEGVA
- a CDS encoding aspartate-semialdehyde dehydrogenase codes for the protein MSEGYNVAVVGAGLVGEKLVSELYRRGFPVRDLRVLARTARTAELAGRTFDIGVAEPEAFEGVDIALFAGTEGEKGAAVRLAREAIARGATVIDNGSDFRLDPEVPLVVPEVNPHALENHRGLIANPNCSTIQMVVALAPIARSFGLERVVVSTYQAVSGAGRAGVEALEMGSGDAFPKPISGNVLPLIGSVGEDGYTTEERKMREESRKILEMPSLPVHATTVRVPVHTGHAESVYVETSEEVTLDEVLSALSEAPGIEPYADPLQAPTPIEVVGDPKVHVGRVRAEGNVVELWCVADNLLKGAATNAVQIAEALVGVGAPKAV
- a CDS encoding FmdB family zinc ribbon protein, translated to MPIYEYKCDNDHVFDIMQKISDAPLTSCIECGAPVRKVLQPVSIAFKGSGFYSTDYGRSNGSRPTEKSSSDNGSDSKPAKKNGESSETKAQSKKSD
- a CDS encoding DNA polymerase III subunit alpha translates to MVRISGASFAHLHCHSEYSMLDGASRIKDLVSFAASEGMPGIALTDHGVMYGAVKFYQEAKKAGIKPVMGCEVYVTADRRKKDKSPYYHLTLLARTPEGYRNLMKLSTVGFLEGFYYKPRVDLETLRKHGRGIICLSGCLSAEVPNRILEGRMDEARRLLEEYQGIFDAVYLEMQDHGIPEQRRVNEGLMQLHRETGLPLVATNDSHYTARSDAKMHDVLLCIGTGKFHSDPNRMRFASEEFYIKPLSEMERLFPDHPEALENTAKVVESVEDPGIELGKTRLPAFPKPEGYTAREYLRELCERGVKKRYGEVTPEIRQRLDFELETISKMGFEDYFLIVWDFVRYAKERGIAVGPGRGSAAGSLVAYALEITDLDPLRYSLLFERFLNPDRISMPDVDIDFSVSGRADVMRYVTEKYGGHEHVAQIITFGTLGARAAIRDAGRVFQYPYGETDKLARLIPEKPVGTTLKDVLKKEKDRYLPTDKHPGPAREILSLIEKDEGAKKILDIAFEIEGFARHASTHAAGVVISEEPLTDIVPLQKGAKGEVVVQHPMSDVEALGLLKVDFLGLRNLDVIEETLQNIRATRGEEVDIRGIPLDDEETLELFARGDTFGVFQFESSGMQRMLQEVKPDRFDDLVALNALYRPGPMEHIPEFKRGKHDPESVEYPDERIRPILEPTYGVAAYQEQLMEIAKTLGGFTPGEADTLRKAIGKKKKDLMATLKDKFIEGCRSNGVDPRTTEKLWSWMEAAGGYSFNKSHAACYTFLAFQTAYLKAHYPAEYMAALMSSVMNTKDRVPQYVAEARAMGIEVLPPDVNTSGKRFTVVDGTIRFGLSAVKNVGEACVEAIIAAREEGGPFEDIFDFCERVDPKTYNKRTLESLIKCGAFDFSGHSRAALLEVHAEAVERVAKSARSVSSDQFSMFDASEIAPPRPEVPRVEEDRRRALEWEKETMGLYVSDHPLRPVLHKLGRHTDTSIPELEGCRDGQAVWIGGLATSVRRNTTRKGDTMAALQLDDTRGLAEVIVFPKVYSKCAGAIREDAILKVRGRVDRKEGTPRIVALDVEELSLEPGPDPLYLYAAAFVGKPKEEAEEAFRLISRHPGEHPLVLVSGDGLPDREICTVEDSSDLHAELKRMLGPGCISAVRRAAERQMERVS